The genome window GAATTCCTATGGGCTCTTGCGTTAGCCTGCTAAGCTAACCAAGTCTCCATCTGCACTGCAGGAAGTGGAGAGGATTGACTCGTTAGCATCGGAGTCAATGGATTCCTATGGGCTCTTACATCCTGTCCATGGAATACATCTTTCTCAGTGCACCACTGATCATAGAATATAATGTGTCAGTACAGATGTATCACCCTCTAGTATAACCCATGAGTGCCCAGACTAGCTGCAGGAAGCTAGAGTGGACACCATGAAAACTCAGCTTTAGCAGGCCAGTCTCACTCCTAGTTAAATATTCAATCGTTTactattaatatcaaacaaatTAGGTAAGTATGTCATTTTTCTATTACACCTATTAGCATCAGAATCAATAGATTCCCATGGGGAATTGTGTTAGCCTGATTAGATCATCAGGGAATGCTGAAAACAACTCAATTATGCCAAACATCTTGTTTCAGGGGTGATAGACAAAAGTTGAGGTAGATTAAAGACAACCAGTTAAACGTAACTAAATGTCATCAAAAAATGTAATCTACGTAATTCCCCAAATATATTATTtcatgagagggccataaacaataactagtaatgttGCATACTCAAAGGctaaaatctcacctttctgataaAAATAGTTACACATTTCTGAGGTGTCGTCACTTTGGAGGACACAAGTACACATGACAAATATgataaaaatatgaaatatattataTGATGTATTTCCTGttcaacaaaactgtatgaataattttatttaaccaggcaagtcagttaagaacaaattcttattttcaatgacggtctaggaacagtgggcctgttcaggggcagaacgacagattaccGCGGACctgcaccttgtcagctcgggggtttgaacttgcaaccttcctgttcctagtccaactctctaaccactaggctaccctgccgccccaaataagGCTTGAAATGACTTATATGCTTTCTAAACATAGCATAATCAAATGATAAAACCACTAACTATAATATTTCACCTATGGCtgactctctctaccgcacctgctgtctcttaCTCTGAATGTTCGGCTATttaaagccaactgacatttactcctgaggtgctgacctgttgcaccctctacagcCACTGTGAccttgaccctgctggtcatctaggaacgtttgaacatcttggccgtgttctgttataatctccacccggcacagccagaagaggactggccaccccacatagcctgtttcctctctaggtttcttcctaggttcctctctaggtttataatctccacccagcacagccagaagaggactggccacccctcagagcctggttcctctctaggtttataatctccacccggcacagccagaagaggactagccacccctcagagccttcttcctaggttcctgccgttctagggagtttttcctagctacttgtgcttctacatctgcattgcttgctgtttggggttaaagccgcagctgtctaaggcactgcatatcagtgttagaggcgtcactacagacaccctggttcgattccaggctgtatcacaaccggccgtgattgggagtcccatagggcggtgcacaatggGCCCAGCGGGGGgcctggttagggtttggccggcttaggccgtcgttgtaaataagaattagttcttaacggactagttaaataaaatttaaataaagaaaacatttaaatgtaatcCCCTTTGGTCTCTATCACTAGCTGCCCTTCAGGAATAGACTGGCTTCTGAAAAGGTCTTGTCTAATAGGCCTCATCAAGTCACTGAATACTGTACATCGGTCAAAGTTAAAGCATGGACTGGTTCTTACTTGTTGTAGAGCACGAGGTCAGGACGCCAGATGTCTGTAGAAGGGATTCTGATCTTCTTAATTCCACTATAATCATCAGGGTTCCACTTCAGATTCACGTCCTCCCATATCTGAGTACAACACAACCTCCCATATCTGAGTACAACACAACCTCCCATATCTGAGTACAACACAACCTCCCATATCTGAGTACAACACAACCTCCCATATCTAAATACAACACAACCTCCCATATCTGAGTACAACACAACCTCCCATATCTAAATACAACACAACCTCCCATATCTGAATACAACACAACCTCCCATATCTGAATACAACACAACCTCCCATATCTGAGTACAACACAACCTCCCATATCTAAATACAACACAACCTCCCATATCTAAATACAACACAACCTCCCATATCAGAATACAACACAACCTCCCATATCTAAATACAACACAACCTCCCATATCTAAATACAACACAACCTCCCATATCTAAATACAACACAACCTCCCATATCTAAATACAACACAACCTCCCATATCTaaatacaacacaaccacaaaAACGACATTGAGAAGAACGACACACGCAGGTCAGTGAGAAACCATACCTGTTTCAGACGCACATTACTGGTCACAATTTGATTGACTTCATCCTGACAAAGACAAGGGAAGAGACTTTgtataagaagaagaagaagaagaaggagaaggagaagaagaaggagaagaagaagaagaagaagaagaagaaggagaaggagaagaagaaggagaagaagaagaagaagaagaaggagaagaagaagaagaagaagaagaaggagaagaagaagaagaaggagaaggagaagaagaagaagaagaagaagaagaagaagaagaaggagaagaagaagaagaagaagaaggagaagaagaaggagaagaagaagaagaagaagaagaagaagaagaagaagaagaaggagaagaaaaagaagaagaagaagaagaagaaggagaagaagaatgagaagaagaagaagaagaaggaaccATGTCCAGTCCTATAAGCAGTCCCGTATTCCTCACCACACTAATGAGCTGGATGAGCTGCAAGCCTACGGTCACCACCACCGGATCTCTGAAGTGATTGACAGGGCGGACCACCTTGTTATAGCCGGTGAACAGGGTTTTAACCAGACGTGTCTCATCTTCTGAACACCTGGCTGAACctgcagggaacacacacacacacacacacacacacagaagatgaATAGTCAAGGCTATATCTAAtatagacacacgcacacactcaaatatatatttgatatCTGAGAAAGCACATGGGGAACTCATGAGAACCCAGGTATAGAAGCGTTATCTCTTCCTTTCATTATCTTAAGTGAATGACCATACTTTATAAGTTCTCTAAAGTAAGTGGGCATACTTTAAGCCTACTTGTTGTAGTGTCGGCTTAGCGCTGATGGGGCTAAAGCAACAATGCAGACAGCAGCTGAGTCAACGTGGACCAGCAGGAATTCATGACACATACACCAAGCATTTATCAGGCTGGGAAAGATGATCCACCAGGACTATTCCTATTTTTAGAGACCATGCTGTTAGTTAAGAGTTGTCCTGGATTATCACAACGTTTATAGACTAGGAAGTTGATATTATCACACATTATATACCTCATTATCCCACATTATATACCTCATTATCACACATTATATACCTCATTATCCCACATTATATACCTCATTATCGCACATCATATACCCCATTATCCCACATTATATACCTCATTATCCCACATTGTATACCTCATTATCCCACATTATAAACCTCATTATCCCACATTATATACCTCATTATCCCACATTATATCAGTATCACACATCATATACCTCAGTATCACACATTATATACCTCATTATCCCACATCATATACCTCATTATCCCACATCATATACCTCATTATCCCACATTATATACCTCAGTATCACACATTATATACCTCATTATCACTAACTGGCTACATCCTCTTCTACCATTGAAAATGATCCTATAGAGATCCGTGCCATACCATATATATCTACACAATTGTATACATTTAAGTAACTTCGTAACTCCCTTCAAAACCTGCTCTGCATTCTGGTTGCAAAAAAAAGTAGACACGCTGAGATTGACACACATCTCTGGATGGAAGGAGGGACATTGCACTTGTACCTGTCAATCATGTCCTCTCTGGTTTAACGTAAGACCGACTCAAAACTGACTCTGCAACGTTGATACGTTTATCCAGTTTGGGTTGAATAACAAGGGATTCATTTCAAAAGTGTTTCTGATCAATAAAAACGACAATCAAACACACATCGGCAAAACTGGTATAAGTCAAAAGGTGTAGGTAAAGCATGCCAAAACGGTACAACTTACCTGCTAAAACAACCAGAATCCCAACAAGAAGAGGGTGTACCTTCAAATAAAACATCGGTTAAATAATGTGACGGTTTATATTTTCTATGACTGTTTATATCTTTATAACCTGGGTTGTGTTGTCAACCAAACGGCAGTTGGAGTCCTCTAACCTGCTCGGTTCTCTTccctgttctattctgctcttctcttctctagtctgttctactctgttctgctctactctgggCCTCAGAGTAATCTTGTAACAGACTAGATCCTATCCCAACATGGTCTCTCTCTGCTTATCTGTGCTCTACTCTGCTCGGCTGTGGTCTCTGGGGCAGTAGGACTGAGCTATTGTTAAACCCCCAGTAGCAGCCAGACAGCATGTGGTACTGGGGGACAGCTGGGAGCGCTCACTGGGAGTATGAGAGGTACTTTCACACGTGCTGCTTCTCCTGTATAGTCAGGATGTCATGGTCTACTCTGTCGGGAACTCACCAGAACCACaaatatcccactgggcacagacaccagttcaacgtctagttttggtttacatttggttgagttgtcaactaacgtgatttcaacgtgaattcaacaaaaaaatgtcACACTGTCATCGAATTTAGGTTCAAACTTGGGTGAAAAAAACCCACAAAATTCCCTTACATTGATGACTTTTCGCAAATCCAGTTTTTCACATTGAATTGTTGTTGTGGAAAtgacatggcaacaacatggcaacaacgtcgattcaaccagtttttaccTTGTGAACAGCAATGACTTCACAGACACTATGGAAATGATGACTCATTCAATTTAATTCTCTTTTCCAAATTTGTTTGAACCTTTGACCTTCCCCAGAGTGTTTCTTGACCTGCCTATGTTGTTCTTCTCAAAGTAGTTGAGTTTTTCTTCTTCAAAAgtacacacatggttatgggtttaacaaaagaagacacctgtatcaTGTCAGATATAGTGTTGAAATGTATTACTTTTTGAGTTTTCATCCCAACATTACACttcatatacatcacagaagactgaaatataacacaaccgtttgacatagaaaaaCAGATTTTCTGTGCCTCCCACCCCACAAAGAGGTTTATTAATTATAAAATTATGAAAAATCTTaacaacattccacccatgaggccactagagggcgatttggtcATTTTCCTGCAGGAAGGCTACTGCCGGTGAttcttttaaaattatatttaaaagaAAGAAAACTATGCAAAGTTGTAAATTAATTTGTATCGTATCAACTCCTCTTTTTTCCTGTTCGGATAAATGAAATCAATATTAAGAAATGTTTTAGGATAAATCCCCTAGTGGTGCtttgtgtgtcagctgctacCATTCAACATGGCTAAGTCAAGTAAAAACCCATTAAATTATTTTCACAATCAAAAGTTTTACAATACAACGTATAAAACAATCAAATCATTGTAAACAACACACCGGTATTTCTCTAATTCAGGGGATCCTAAACGTTTTCACTCAGGCCCCCACTTCCAGCATCGGGGAACGCCCCAAAATCTCTTAGTCGGACACAATAAATATTCCCGTGTCTATAGCAGGAGAACAGGATGAGGTAGATCAGATGCCATCGGCTGTCGGAAAAAGTCCTCTGAATGGAGCAGTAACAAAGGACACGTTCCAGGTCGTCTCAAATGCAGTTCACACGATCTCACAACGCCTGGTTAAGTGTTAAACAACAGTAATACAATATATAGTTTAaacactataaacacacacacacatccacaactGCATTACTGACAACCTggaacgctctctctctctcgctctctcttgctcgctctctctctctctctcgctctctctctctctctctccctctctctctctcgctctctaaacACTGTAAACACAGACACATCCATGTGACCGCGCCGCTCCAGGTAAATTCCCCACGATCTCCCAGGTGTCCTGTTCGGGGTCGTACCTCTCCACACTCTGCAGGTAGGTGCCCTTGGAGTAGGAGTAGCCCCCGGTGACATACAGGGACCCGTTCATGGCCACGGCGCCacactccatcctcctctccttggtCCTGGCCAGCTGGCTCCACTCATCTCTGTCCGGTTCGTAACAGTCTGTGATGGTGGTCTGGCCACCCACCAGGTACAGCTTGGGGTGCAGTGACACCAGGCACAGGCCGTACTCTAAGAGACGGTCAAGACAGAGGTCAAATAAATTATCTTTGCTCAAATACAGGAAGGATGACTACTACTTATGTGCATCACTTTAGATGGTGTGTACATCCTATGATTTCACTTTTGCTTCAAGAGAGTAGACATCTCTGCATTAATATTTTTGTAAAGTTTGAATGCTGCACTACAACATAACTACAgcagggcaaaaaagtatttagtcagccaccaattgtgcaagttctcccacttaaaaagatgagaggcctgtaattttcatcataggtacacttcaactataacagacaaaatgagggaaaaaaatccagaaaatcacattgtaggatttttaatgaatttatttgcaaattatggtggaaaataagtatttggtcaataacaaatgtttatctcaatactttgttatataccctttgttggcaatgacagaggtcaaacgttttctgtaagtcttcacaaggttttcacacactgtagctggtattttggcccattcctccatgcagatctcctctagagcagtgatgttttggggctgttgctgggcaacacggactttcaactccctccaaagattttctatggggttgagatctggagactggctaggccactccaggacctttaaatgcttcttacgaagccactctttcgttgcccgggcggtgtgtttgggatcattgtcatgctgaaagacccagccacgtttcatcttcaatgcccttgctgatggaaggaggttttcactcaaaatctcacgatacatggccccattcattctttcctttacacggatcagtcgtcctggtccctttgcagaaaaacagccccaaagcatgatgtttccacccccatgcttcacagtaggtaaggtgttctttggatgcaatttagcattctttgtcctccaaacacgacgagttgagtttttaccaaaaacttctattttggtttcatctgaccatatgacattctcccaatcttcttttggatcatccaaatgctctctagcaaacttcagacgggcctggacatgtcctggcttaagcaggggacacgtctggcactgcaggatttgagtccctggcggcgtagtgtgttactgatggtaggctttgttactttggtcccagctctctgcaggtcattcactaggtccccccgtgtggttctgggatttttgctcaccgttcttgtgatcattttgaccccacgggctGAGatattgcgtggagccccagatcgagggagattatcagtggtcttgtatgtcttccatttcctaataattgctcccacagttgatttcttcaaaccaagctgcttacctattgcagattcagtcttcccagcctggtgcaggtctacaattttgtttctggtgtcctttgacagctctttggtcttggccatagtggaggttggagtgtgactgtttgaggttgtggacaggtgtcttttatactgataacaagttcaaacaggtgccattaatacaggtaacgagtggaggacagaggagcctcttaaagaagaagttacaggtctgtgagagccagaaatcttgcttgtttgtaggtgaccaaatacttattttccaccataatttgcaaataaattcattaaaaatcctacaatgtgattttctggatttttttctcattttgtctgtcatagttgaagtgtacctatgacgaaaattacaggcctctctcatctttttaagtgggagaacttgcacaattggtggctgactaaatacttttttgccccactgtatgtgtttttcATAATTCCTTCAAGCCAGGGGGTAAGTTAGTTATTAACAGAGTTCCTCATGTGGTTGAGCCGCACCAGAATTTTAGAATTTTAATGCACTGTCCCATTTCCTCTCTGTAGCTCTATAGAACCAGGGCTGATATAACAGAGTTTATCTCTCTGTAGCTCTACAGAACCAGGGCTGATATAACAGAGTTTATCTCTCTGTAGCCCTATAGAACCAGGGCTGATATAACAGAGTATATCTCTCTGTAGCTCTATAGAAACAGGACTGACATAACAGAGTTTATCTCTCTGTAGCTCTATAGAACCAGGGCTGATATAACAGAGTTTATCTCTCTGTAGCTCTATAGAACCAGGGCTGATATAACAGAGTTTATCTCTCTGTAGCTCTATAGAACCAGGGCTGATATAACAGAGTTTATCTCTCTGTAGCTCTATAGAACCAGGGCTGATATAACAGAGTTTATCTCTCTGTAGCTCTATAGAACCAGGGCTGATATAACATTGTTTATCTCTCTGTAGCTCTATAGAACCAGGGCTGATATAACAGAGTTTATCTCTCTGTAGCTCTATAGAACCAGGGCTGATATAACAGAGTTTATCTCTCTGTAGCTCTATAGAACCAGGGCTGATATAACATTGTTTATCTCTCTGTAGCTCTATAGACCAGGGCTGATATAACATTGTTTATCTCTCTGTAGCTCTATAGAACCAGGGCTGATATAACATTGTTTATCTCTCTGTAGCTCTATAGAACCAGGGCTGATATAACAGGCTGATATAACAGAGTTTATCTCTCTGTAGCTCTATAGAACCAGGGCTGATATAACAGTTGTGGTACCTGGATGAGGACAGGTCGTTGTTATGCTCCATTCATTGACGTCTGCCCTGTAGGTCTGAATCTTATCATAGGTGCAGCTTCCCTTGTAACCATAGTGACCACCTGCCACATATATTGTGTCTCTCAGAACACAGGCCGTAGCGTTTCCCACGCCTGTGacaagggaaggaaggaaggcaggaaggaaggcAGGACGGGAAGGAAGGCAGGGCggaaaggaaggaaggcaggaaggagaaggaaggaaggaaggaaggaaggcaggaaggaaaaggaaggaaggaaggaaggaaggaaggaaggaaggaaggaaggaaggaaggaaggaaggaaggaaggaaggaaggaaggaaggaaggaaggaaggaaggaaggaaggaaggaaggaaggaaggaaggaaggaaggaaggaaggaaggaaggaaggaaggaaggattgtCACTAAAAGGCTTCCAACCGTAAAACTATCATGAAACTCCAGCAGTAAACAAATACATTTACTATAAAACAAAACTTACAACAAAAAATCAACTGTCAAGTTACACAACTGTGTCATATTCCAGACCTTCATAGGCCAACCTACCTTGTACCATATTAGCTACGGGAATCCACTTCCTTTTCAGGGGGTCATAGAATTCAGTTTCCCCCATGGGCGCCCCTCCTCTGTACCCTCCTATGACGTAGACACACCCATGCAGACCCACAGAACAGTGGTAGTACCTCGCTGTCAGCATGGGCTGCCCCTGTGTCCATTTATCAGTATCACTGCTGTAAACCCACACTGTATCTAGAGCCTCTGTAGTGTCTGTCCTGTAGCCGCCGCTAATGTAGATGTTGGAGCCCAGCAGGGTAACTCCATAACTCTCCCTGGTGTGGTCTGGCATATCCTCCCCCTGCTGCCACTGGTCCGTGACCGGGTCCCAGGTCTGGACCTCAGACAGAGGGTGCCAGTGGTACCCTCCTATCACAAACATCCTGGAGGTCAGTCTCCTGCCCCTTCTGCAGTGTTCTGAAGGGCTTTTATTGATATTAAAAGCAGTCTTCAGAGCTTGGACAAATAGAGAGTGGATGTCTTCAGTGTCAGTCTCCAGACACTCTCTATGAAGCTCCAAGGCAGTCCTGAGGTACTCTTCCTTCAGGTCTAAGTGGGCGGAGTGAAGAAGCTCCTGGAAGTGTCCCCTGCGGGCAAGAGTATCGTGGGCCAGCCACCTCACCACCCCCTCCACTAGCACCGCCTCATTCAACACCTCCGCCAGGTTCTCCTCCTGCAGGAGGCTCCTCACCTTCTCCACCCCCAGCTCCTGgaactcctcctctctcaccaccTGAGAAAATGACACTCTCAAATCACTAAAGACATTTAATAAACCCATCTATTGATTTAGTAGAATACATATCTGCTGAGTGTTTAGATATACATTGAATGACAtcatatttgttgtttgtttctgtgtATGTACCACGATATAGGAATAAGCCTGAACCTAAACCTTGAACCATTACCTCGTGGAAGTGGCAGAGCAGCACCCTGCGTGCCTCCTTCTCCagggacagacacacatggaGCTGGGCGAAACGGAGCATGCCCAGACAGTTGTCGACGTCGAGGAGACGAACCAGGAAGTTCTCACAGGCCGTTTTCACGGCTCCGAACTGCAGCAGGTCTGCAGCCTCCAGCAGAGACTCTACATTCCACTGGGTAATGGAGGCCTGGGAGGGAGACAGTTTAGagttgcgtcccaaatagcaccctattgtgcactactgttgaccagctcCCTTAGGGTCCATATTGCACTttctgggaatagggtgccatttgggatgcaggaaataacctacactatatatccaaaagtatgtgaacaccccttcaaattagtggattcggctatttgagccacacccattgctgacgggtgtacaaaatcgagcacacagccatgcaatctccatagacaaacattggcaatagaatggtcttactgaagagttcagtgcctttcaacgtggcaccgtcataggatgccacctttccaacaagtcagtttgtcaaatttctgccccggtcaactgtaagtgctgttattgtgaattgtaaacgtctaggagcaacaacggctcagccgcgaagtggtaggcaacacaagctcatagaacgggaccaccgagtgctgaagcacgtacaaataatctgtcctcagttgtaacactaccgagttccaaactgcctctggaagcaacgtcagcacaagaactgttcgtcaggagttcatgaaatgggtttctatggccgaaCAGCCGCAAACAAGCctcagatcaccatgcgcaatgccaagcatcagctggagtggagtaaagctcgccaccattggactctggatcaTTGCAAAcgcgttttctggagtgatgaatcacacttcaccacctggcagtccaatggacgaatctgggttcggcggatgccaagagaacgccAACTGCCCCAATGCACAGTGTCAACTGTTTTGGTGGAGCAGGAATaatgtctggggctgtttttcatggtttgggaccttagttccagtgacgggaaatcttaacgctacagcacgcaatgacattctagatgattctgtgcttccaagttttttggcaacagttttggggaaggccctttcctgtttcagaatgacaatgcccctgtgcacaaagcgaggtccatacagaaacggtttgttgagatcaggtgtggaagaacttgactggcctgcacacagccctgacctcaaccccatcgaacacctttgggatgaattggaacgccgactgcgagtcaggccttatcgcccaacatccgtgcccgacctcactaatgatctgaatggaagcaagtccccgcagtaatgttccaacatctagtggaaatccttcccagaagagtggaggctgttatagcagcaaaggggggaccaactccatattaacgcccatgattttggaatgagatgttagacgagcatgtgtccacatacttttgatcatgtagggTATtatgtagccctttcctgcagtcaatgaccagAAGTGtcctctttggcctcatgggtggaatgttattcatgttTCATCATTGATAaagatgtttttatttaacaGATGAAAATCTTGTGTTTCtgtgtcaaacagttttgttaaatttcagtcttctgtgatgttaataaagtgtaatattgggatgaaaACTCAAAATGGAAGACATTTCAACTTTATATCTGACAtgatacaggtgtcttcttttgttaaacccataaccatgtgtgtgaggtggatacttttgttacaaagtagatttgtttaagacgaCCAAGAAAGAGTCTGTGTgcccctgatttagcccactgcagtgaaAAGTTACATGGGACCATCTCAATATTAAAACAATAGACACAACATGCGAAAAAGTAAAACCTCCATTTTAATGATAACTAAATGACTTTTGAGACGCCATAGAcgattttgccttttggtaggccgtcattgcaaataagaatttgttcttaactgacttgcctagttatataaaggttaaaaaacATACCATTTTTTAATATTAGGCTACTACATTCATATAATGGACAGTCACTCATAAATGGTCTCAGAGGTGTAGCCTACCTTGGAGGTGTACACATAGTTCACCAGAGTCGTCAGCACCTCCACATCTACCCCAGCTAGTCTGATGACACTGTGGGACCTCTCTCTCATATCGGCTGTGAACATGGCTCTGAAGTAGGAACTACGGGAGCATAGAGCCACTTTATGGCAGTGGAAGAGCTCCCCTGTAGAGCACTGTAGAGCTATGTCAGTGAACAAGCCTTCTGTGTAGTATTCTCCGAGGGCTTCTAGAACCTCCGTGGGATGGGTTGGGTCACAGAAATCATAGGTGTAGAAGGATTCCGGCGACTCCTGTCCCTTAGATGACCTCGTGTTCCTGAAACACGAGACATTAAATATCTTAATGTACCCTTTAAAAATGTATGCCATTGCCTTGGCACATCCATGCATTATACATTAGTAATACAGAACAGCTGACGTTAGACTTCCCTGTCCCTTTACACATCTGGTTATACTGACGTTATTAAGACAAGCTATGGTCTGTAGGGTGGAAACCGCAATGGGAATTAGTTTCAACATGACATTT of Oncorhynchus clarkii lewisi isolate Uvic-CL-2024 unplaced genomic scaffold, UVic_Ocla_1.0 unplaced_contig_5539_pilon_pilon, whole genome shotgun sequence contains these proteins:
- the LOC139397117 gene encoding acetylcholine receptor subunit alpha-like, which produces MFYLKVHPLLVGILVVLAGSARCSEDETRLVKTLFTGYNKVVRPVNHFRDPVVVTVGLQLIQLISVDEVNQIVTSNVRLKQIWEDVNLKWNPDDYSGIKKIRIPSTDIWRPDLVLYN
- the LOC139397122 gene encoding kelch-like protein 23, whose protein sequence is MSSRNTRSSKGQESPESFYTYDFCDPTHPTEVLEALGEYYTEGLFTDIALQCSTGELFHCHKVALCSRSSYFRAMFTADMRERSHSVIRLAGVDVEVLTTLVNYVYTSKASITQWNVESLLEAADLLQFGAVKTACENFLVRLLDVDNCLGMLRFAQLHVCLSLEKEARRVLLCHFHEVVREEEFQELGVEKVRSLLQEENLAEVLNEAVLVEGVVRWLAHDTLARRGHFQELLHSAHLDLKEEYLRTALELHRECLETDTEDIHSLFVQALKTAFNINKSPSEHCRRGRRLTSRMFVIGGYHWHPLSEVQTWDPVTDQWQQGEDMPDHTRESYGVTLLGSNIYISGGYRTDTTEALDTVWVYSSDTDKWTQGQPMLTARYYHCSVGLHGCVYVIGGYRGGAPMGETEFYDPLKRKWIPVANMVQGVGNATACVLRDTIYVAGGHYGYKGSCTYDKIQTYRADVNEWSITTTCPHPEYGLCLVSLHPKLYLVGGQTTITDCYEPDRDEWSQLARTKERRMECGAVAMNGSLYVTGGYSYSKGTYLQSVERYDPEQDTWEIVGNLPGAARSHGCVCVYSV